Genomic segment of Psychrobacter sanguinis:
AACAGCCGGCTTTCTCGATACTCAATCGCTACCTATGGAAAGTGGTGGAGATAGAAGATTCAAAACAAAATTTGCCTATCGATTATCTTCAATCTTTAACCCTAGACATACGCCCGAATATGTTGGTTTTTAAAGACCATTGTCAGCGCTATGATATGTCTTTTTTGAATATGTTAGCAGGGGACTACCCTTATGTTTATGATGGTATCAATACGAAGTCTAGTTGTGATTCACAGCGAACAGATGACCAAGATGTAGCGCTGTCAGAACTCAAAAAAATATTTAGACAAAGTCAACAAACGCAATATATTTCTAAAAGTTTTGGTTTTCAATGGCTTGCTCAAAACAAGCAACCCACTGATATTCCTACTACACTGCCGGATAATGCCTATTTAGCTATTCATTTAGATGCCGAAATATATCCTAAGAAAAGTACGACAATAGTCCTCAAGGGTACTATTAAACCTGTTTCTAAAACCAGTATCGAAAATACCTTGTTAAATAGAGACACCCTTGAACGCTTTAATTGGGAATTGCGGCAAGCTATTGATATTAATGGCAAGTCAATTGAAGCGTTTAATTATGCGGATATTCCTGTCATTGCTAGTTTTTATACTGTTAAACGTGATTTATATAATAATGACACGTTTTCTCATGCCAGTTTCAATTCAGACTGTAATGGCATCGGTGGTGAATACGTACTAACACCCACGAATAAGTTGCTTATTGGTTATGGTATGCAAACTGTGATGGGCTGTGGTAGGGCACGCGAAAAAGCTGAGGAAACCCTAAGGGAGCTTATGCACCACTCAACCAGTCATTTGACCCTAAACTATTATCCAAATAATAAGGACAATAAAGATAAGGCTTCTAGCAATACGGATTTAAAATTGGCAGAGGGCACTTATATACTAATACAAGATCTAGATACTGGAGAGCAGCTTATTTGGAGAAGTGTTGAGAAAACATCCAAATGGTAAAAACGGCTTGAAACATTTTAGTTAACACTCATATTTCATTGATTCATAAAATTGCTTTAAGAAAAAGTTATGTCAAATTCAAACCCAGCCAACTGCTGCGACTATCATCCTAGCATGAGCCTCAAAATGGCACACAAGCGAGCGCAGATGTTGACTCAAATTCGTCAGTTCTTCGCAGAACGTCAGGTGCTTGAAGTACAGACCCCATTGATGTCAAAGGCAGGAAATACCGATGTCTTTGTGCCGTCGATATCGACTAACGTCACGGTACAGGATAAGCCACAAACCCATTATTTACATACTTCACCTGAATTTGCGATGAAGCGAATGCTAGCAAGTTGGAAGGTAGCGATTTATCAAATTTGTCCGGTGTTTCGAGATAATGAAGTTGGTAGCCGTCACAATAGCGAATTCACCATGCTCGAATGGTATCGTCCTGGCTTTGACCTTGAGGCACTGGCTGCTGAACTGTCTGATTTATTAACCACCGTTTATGGACAGTCACAGAATTTGACCTATTACAGCTATAGCAAAGCTTTCATCGATTATGTGGGCATCCATCCGTTAACTGCCAGTCTTGAAACAATCAAGGCAGCTGCCGAGAAAAACGCTCTGGGCGGATTGGATTTAGGAGAAGACCGTCAAGGCTGGTTAGATGTATTGTTTAGTCATTTGGTTGAACCTAACCTCGGCTATCAGTCGCCGACATTGATTACCGACTATCCGCCTGCCACTGCGGCCTTAGCCAAGGTAGAGACCGATGAACAGGGCAATGAGGTTGCCAAGCGCTTTGAGCTATATATAAACGGTATAGAAATTGCCAATGCTTACGATGAGTTGGCAGATGGAGCTGCTTTGCAAGCCCGGTTTGAGGCGGATAATGAAGAGCGAGCCCGCCGTGGACTACCTATTATGCCCATTGATGAGCGTCTAGTGGCCGCTTGTGATCATCTACCAGCGTGTAGTGGGATTGCCTTGGGCATAGATAGATTATTAATGGTAGTGACAGGGGCTAAAAGCATTGATGAGGTTATTGGCTTTGGGATAGGTCGGGCCTAGAAGTAGAACAGCTAAAAAGGAAAGCCGATGATAGAGTTAGTAAGCACTTTAGATGTCAAAGAGTTGAATATCAAAGAGTCAGATGTAAAAGGGATTGTAAGCGTAATAAGAGACAGTATTCGCACCTGTGTCGCTGATCATCAAAATAACCCAGAAGCTATCGAGCAGTGGCTTGCTAATAAGACCCAAAGTAATATTAAGCAGTGGATGGTCAATAATATTACTTGGATATTTAGACAGGAAGGTCAGATAAAAGGCGTTATATTAGTATCACCTCAGGGAGAGATATTACTCAATTATGTGGCGCCAAATAGTCAAGGACAGGGTATTGGTAGGGCACTACTGAATCAAGTGAAGCGAGCATATCTAGACAAGGGTATTAGCACTTTAACAGCAGAGTCCACTTTGACCGCCCAGCCGTTTTATTTAGCCAATGGTTTTGAGTGTACTGGAAATATCTACGAGAAAGTAGCCGAAAGTAATGAGGCTAATAACGAGGGCAATCAGCATTTAGTTGCCTATAAAATGCAAATACTGCTGTAATTTAAAAAAGTTTGGCTTGTTAAGAAAATTCTGTAGCAGCCGTTTGTCGGGGTAATTTGCATTAGCTGTTAAACAAATCATTGAACAAACCTAATAAGAAAGCAGCCTTTGAGACTGCTTTCTTAGGTCTAGAATATTGGAAGATTGAGGTCGTTTTACTCAACTTAGCTCAATCTTATTCCGCATAATCTTAGTTATTTTCAAAACTTAGCTTAGCTCACTTGAGCGACTGCCTCGGTAATGTCGGTATCTCCATTTTGAATACTAAATACTTTTTTAAAGGTGTTTTCCGCTGTCAATACTGCTACTAAAGTAGCAGCCACATCCTTAATGGCATTCTCACCTGCGGATTCTGCATTAATGGCAATCTTACCTGTGGGTGCGCGTTCTTTTAGAGCACCTGCTTGAACGATGGTGTAGTCTAAAGTACTGTTCTCAACCAAATATTGGTCGGCATAATGTTTAGAGATGTAGTAGTCTTTTAACTCATTAATACCTGGTAAGTTCCACTTGCTAGTATCTAATGAAAATACCGTACTTAGCATAATATAGCGCGTTAGTCCCTTAATTCGAGCGGCTTGCATGGTCTTAACTGCGCCATGTAAATCCACTTCTAATACTGCTTTACCTCCTGAGCCTGCTGTGAAATATACGGCATCAAAGTTGGCCGCTATTTGTTTGGCAATCTCTTCTTTTTCAGCGGTTAAATCTAATGTCATATGAGTGTAATTGTCGTTTTCGAATAAACGTTTATCATCACGTGAAGTACCAGTTACTTTATGGCCTTTTTCTAAAAGCTGTTGTACCAATTCAGAGCCCACTCGACCACTGGCGCCAATGACTAAAATATTCATAAATACTTTCCTATTATTGTTTCTAGTTGTTTTTAAGTGTCTAGTTCTATTTAATTAACGGTCTTTTATTTTGACGTTAATTGACAATAGCTACTGTAACAATAATAGCGATAGGATTGGGTGAGAGGTTGTAGAGAACACGCTAGAGATTGGTTGCAGAGTGTATAGGCTTTGCAAGTCGAAGCCCACAATCCATACTAAAAATAGTAATTGTTGGCTCACAATGAGTTAAATAGGTATCAAGTATTAGGCGTTAGGGATAGAACAGGCAACCTAATGAATCAGGTCACAATTAATTAGATAGAAATTAGTAATGCTGAAAAGACGAGTGCGCTAAAAGCTTAACGCACCAACTTATTTAAGCCATCAGCAAACTGCTTTTTATCTTTATCAGAGTAGGGCTTTTGGCCACCCATCTGAGTCAAATCAAGCACGCCGGTAGAACGCATGGTGTCCATGAAATCACGGGCATTTAGCTTTTGCTTGATGTTGTTTTTGTCATAAATAATGCCATGCGGGGTTAACACTTGCCCACCATTATCGAGTACATCATTGGCCAGTGGAATATCGCTGGTAATTACCAAATCGCCCGGTGCAACGTTATCAGCAATGTAGTCATCAGCCACATCAAAGCCTGAGCCGACCACTTTCATGGTGATAAGCGGTGACTTACGCACTTTAATGGGCTGATTGGCAACAAAAATAGCGGGAGTATTGGTGCGGAGGACCGTTTTGGTAATGAGGTCTTTCACTACCAAAGGGCAAGCATCCGCATCAATCCAAATAGTCATACCGCTTTTCGAGGCATTACTCATTACTAAAGACCCATTTTGTTGGGTAGAATGCGAACCAAGTTATCGATGGCTTGGTCTAAGGCAGCCACATCGTTTGGCATCAACGTAACGTGGGCAATCTTACGATCAGCACGCTCTTCTTTATGATAGGTATGGTAATGAGCGCCATCGATTTTTAGCAGTTCGCCCAAGTCTGGATACTCGCCTAAGATATTTAACATTACTGAAGGATAGACATTGTCTGTATCACCTAAAGGCAAACCCACTACTGCACGGATATGGTTCTCAAACTGACTGGTAACAGCACCTTCAATACTCCAGTGCCCTGAATTGTGTACACGAGGGGCAATCTCATTGGCTAAGATAGTGTCTTTGCCTTGCTCATCTTTGCTGACAAACAGCTCTAAAGCCATAGTACCCACATAATCTAGGTGGGTCATCAAGGTTTCAATTGCCGATTTTGCTGCTGGTAATAAATGACTGGTACCTACTGCAGGGGCATGTGACTTGGCCAAGATACCATTGTGATGATGGTTCTCAACCAAATCATAAGTGCGCATTGTGCCGTCCTGAGCGCGTGTGGCAATGATCGATACTTCACGACTAAAGTTAATAAAACCTTCAGCAATAAGCGGTGCTGGGGTCGGGGTTAGGTTGCCTTTGCCGGTTACTGCATCACCTAAACTGGCCCAGGCTTCTTCAATATCCGCTTCAGTTTTTACCACAAATTGCCCTTTTCCATCGTAGCCTCCGCGGCTGGTTTTTAATACCAGTGGCAGTCCAAGTTGGCTACTGGCTTCTTTAAGTTCTGCCTTTGAGTTGACACTCATAAACGGAACCGTTTTGATACCTAGCTCATTGAATAGATTTTTTTCATTTAAGCGGTCTTGAGCCACTTCTAGCGCTTCTGGAGGCGGGAACATGCCTTGCTTAGTGCCTTCGTCAGAAAGTTGCTTTAACCAAGCGACCGTTTTGGCCGGTGTGTTTTCAAACTCAAGGGTAAAGACATCTGCGGCTGCCACAAAGTCATCGAGCTGTTCGGTGGTAAATACTTCGCCATATAGGGAGGCAGGGCAATTGGGCGCATCTTCTAAAAATATACAGCGATAGCCCAAGGGTAGGGCCGCTTCGGCCAACATCATACCGAGTTGACCGCCACCTAAAATACCAATGGTGCGGATAGTTTGGCTAGCAGGATAAGCGTTGGCTGTGGTCATATTTGGCTCTTAATACAGTTAAAGAAGTTATAGGAACTTAAAAGGGTTACAAAAACTTAGAGGAAATATAAAAACAAAAAGGTGCCAATAGCACCAGTTTGTTGATAAATTAATCAGTAAAGTATAGCAAATTTAGCTATTGATTACGCCTGGTGTCGGGCTAGCCAATACAGTTTCAGTTTGCTTTTGACGGAACTCAACCAATTGTTTGGCCAGTGTTTCGTCTTGTAGGGCTAGGATTTGAATGGCCAACAGGCCAGCGTTATAAGCCCCGGCAGTACCAATAGCTAATGTACCGACAGCGATACCTTTTGGCATCTGCACAATTGATAATAAGCTGTCCCAACCACTTAAGGTTGATGATTTCACCGGAACACCCAATACAGGCAGCTCGGTTTGACTGGCACACATACCTGGTAGGTGAGCGGCACCACCAGCCCCGGCGATGATTACTTGTAGGCCTTTGTCTTTGGCAGACTTAGCATAATCAAATAATTTATCAGGGGTACGGTGTGCTGAAACCACTTCACATTCAAATGGCACCCCAAAGTCTGCCAATAATTGCACACCCAAACTCATGGTGGCCCAATCAGATTGAGAGCCCATGATAATACCCACTTTTGGCGTGCCGGCCGGAGATTGGATAGGTCCAAGAGGAGCATCGGTTTGCGGGTTATTTGTGGCGTTTGCCATGGTTTGAGTTTCCTTTCAAAAAACATTCATCATACAAAATTTTTAACTTAATAAAAAGTAACTTTTAAAAATTTCAGTCATTAAGCAGTTCAGTTATTCAGCACTTTCGTCATTCAACCAAAACACCAACTAGAAGAATTGCACACGACACAGCAAATTATAGGTTTTAGTTAGGCGTTGTCTGGGATTTACTTAGAGTTTATTCAAAGGTTGGCTCATTTACTGATAGATAAAGCCAAAGCCAATGCCAAGGGGCAACATAATTTTAAGACGCAATATACTGTACAAAGTTATCTGTGGACAGGGGCAAAGGCTTGTTGCTATCAAAGCGATAAGCGGTCAAGTGCCCGGTGCCTGCTGC
This window contains:
- a CDS encoding YaiI/YqxD family protein gives rise to the protein MTIWIDADACPLVVKDLITKTVLRTNTPAIFVANQPIKVRKSPLITMKVVGSGFDVADDYIADNVAPGDLVITSDIPLANDVLDNGGQVLTPHGIIYDKNNIKQKLNARDFMDTMRSTGVLDLTQMGGQKPYSDKDKKQFADGLNKLVR
- the epmA gene encoding EF-P lysine aminoacylase EpmA; this encodes MSNSNPANCCDYHPSMSLKMAHKRAQMLTQIRQFFAERQVLEVQTPLMSKAGNTDVFVPSISTNVTVQDKPQTHYLHTSPEFAMKRMLASWKVAIYQICPVFRDNEVGSRHNSEFTMLEWYRPGFDLEALAAELSDLLTTVYGQSQNLTYYSYSKAFIDYVGIHPLTASLETIKAAAEKNALGGLDLGEDRQGWLDVLFSHLVEPNLGYQSPTLITDYPPATAALAKVETDEQGNEVAKRFELYINGIEIANAYDELADGAALQARFEADNEERARRGLPIMPIDERLVAACDHLPACSGIALGIDRLLMVVTGAKSIDEVIGFGIGRA
- a CDS encoding GNAT family N-acetyltransferase: MIELVSTLDVKELNIKESDVKGIVSVIRDSIRTCVADHQNNPEAIEQWLANKTQSNIKQWMVNNITWIFRQEGQIKGVILVSPQGEILLNYVAPNSQGQGIGRALLNQVKRAYLDKGISTLTAESTLTAQPFYLANGFECTGNIYEKVAESNEANNEGNQHLVAYKMQILL
- a CDS encoding META domain-containing protein, which codes for MKGLKSYKLLVTSLLIISSLNAGASNDANSKKTFSIQSPNPNSEIIIIESSETPIYPEPPKPTYEQPAFSILNRYLWKVVEIEDSKQNLPIDYLQSLTLDIRPNMLVFKDHCQRYDMSFLNMLAGDYPYVYDGINTKSSCDSQRTDDQDVALSELKKIFRQSQQTQYISKSFGFQWLAQNKQPTDIPTTLPDNAYLAIHLDAEIYPKKSTTIVLKGTIKPVSKTSIENTLLNRDTLERFNWELRQAIDINGKSIEAFNYADIPVIASFYTVKRDLYNNDTFSHASFNSDCNGIGGEYVLTPTNKLLIGYGMQTVMGCGRAREKAEETLRELMHHSTSHLTLNYYPNNKDNKDKASSNTDLKLAEGTYILIQDLDTGEQLIWRSVEKTSKW
- the purE gene encoding 5-(carboxyamino)imidazole ribonucleotide mutase, whose translation is MANATNNPQTDAPLGPIQSPAGTPKVGIIMGSQSDWATMSLGVQLLADFGVPFECEVVSAHRTPDKLFDYAKSAKDKGLQVIIAGAGGAAHLPGMCASQTELPVLGVPVKSSTLSGWDSLLSIVQMPKGIAVGTLAIGTAGAYNAGLLAIQILALQDETLAKQLVEFRQKQTETVLASPTPGVINS
- a CDS encoding NAD(P)H-binding protein — translated: MNILVIGASGRVGSELVQQLLEKGHKVTGTSRDDKRLFENDNYTHMTLDLTAEKEEIAKQIAANFDAVYFTAGSGGKAVLEVDLHGAVKTMQAARIKGLTRYIMLSTVFSLDTSKWNLPGINELKDYYISKHYADQYLVENSTLDYTIVQAGALKERAPTGKIAINAESAGENAIKDVAATLVAVLTAENTFKKVFSIQNGDTDITEAVAQVS
- a CDS encoding 5-(carboxyamino)imidazole ribonucleotide synthase yields the protein MTTANAYPASQTIRTIGILGGGQLGMMLAEAALPLGYRCIFLEDAPNCPASLYGEVFTTEQLDDFVAAADVFTLEFENTPAKTVAWLKQLSDEGTKQGMFPPPEALEVAQDRLNEKNLFNELGIKTVPFMSVNSKAELKEASSQLGLPLVLKTSRGGYDGKGQFVVKTEADIEEAWASLGDAVTGKGNLTPTPAPLIAEGFINFSREVSIIATRAQDGTMRTYDLVENHHHNGILAKSHAPAVGTSHLLPAAKSAIETLMTHLDYVGTMALELFVSKDEQGKDTILANEIAPRVHNSGHWSIEGAVTSQFENHIRAVVGLPLGDTDNVYPSVMLNILGEYPDLGELLKIDGAHYHTYHKEERADRKIAHVTLMPNDVAALDQAIDNLVRILPNKMGL